A single window of Anaerocolumna chitinilytica DNA harbors:
- a CDS encoding tail fiber domain-containing protein codes for MYTISEQLKLIYKNDFIPAVPQNYFKYLLLYFPDISLTIDTRDSGRVDIDSFSLDESLCSASDLTLGSCEASMLKIKINGIVQDLTGKKVIVTQYVQDGDISYEMPFGTFWVNSAGKQSDLGFKEITAFDGMKNTDVDVSAWYNGLTWPQTVKSMRESLLTYLGLEYEVQTLTNDTVQLSKTVNTSSLIGRDILRRITEINAGFGHFTRDGKFKVIQLSGLGLYPSEELYPAEDLFPSESGEYITAGYESADYEEYIVEPITSVTAREDDEDTGATAGTPGNNYIITGNFLLYGKSGSELQTIVDNIFLQVKNKYYRPHNTTMIGLPYMEVGDSVTIITSNDAIESFIFKRTLTGIQALKDNISASGNQVRDQKVSPATEMQQTKSKVLKIQKSVDGLSATVSDLDQQLSGEIDVLAGKVVLKVNSSGRIALVELDADPSTGTTLQLSADNINLSGYTTFSNLNTPGQVVIDGGNLKAGTVLADTVRTDWVYSNNISANQITSGILNGIVINSPYECNFASVKVKGTSSATTEITPLTVETTYITCTTLNNGTPITTANRTSYTYPPSSHSHTTSGDISATTDGSGGISFSNGLSAAGYHWVDDNFQRKTSSDIRLKKNYRTLSELPLSLYMELKPYLYEFKIKDYGEGSAIGFMAQQVEQAFEKYGLNPFDYNLVQKRDPRDGTDEDQYVFLDKKVHYINYENMHAWTAHVLQQVVEKVFPEVIASES; via the coding sequence ATGTATACCATATCTGAACAACTAAAATTAATATATAAAAATGACTTTATCCCGGCAGTACCACAGAATTATTTTAAATACTTGCTGCTGTACTTCCCGGATATTAGTCTTACCATAGATACAAGAGATTCCGGCAGAGTAGATATTGATAGTTTTAGTCTAGATGAAAGCTTGTGCAGCGCCAGTGATTTAACTTTAGGATCCTGCGAAGCATCTATGCTAAAAATAAAGATTAATGGAATAGTACAGGACCTTACCGGGAAAAAAGTTATCGTAACCCAATATGTGCAGGACGGAGATATAAGCTATGAAATGCCATTCGGTACATTTTGGGTTAACAGTGCAGGTAAACAGTCAGACCTTGGATTCAAGGAAATTACAGCCTTTGACGGTATGAAGAATACGGATGTTGATGTGTCGGCCTGGTATAACGGATTAACCTGGCCGCAGACGGTCAAAAGTATGCGTGAATCACTTCTTACATACTTAGGGTTAGAATACGAAGTACAGACATTAACAAACGATACTGTACAGCTCTCTAAAACCGTTAATACAAGCTCATTAATCGGAAGAGATATATTAAGGCGTATAACAGAAATTAACGCTGGATTTGGGCATTTTACGCGTGACGGAAAATTCAAAGTAATCCAATTATCAGGACTTGGTTTATACCCGTCAGAGGAACTTTATCCAGCAGAAGATTTATTCCCTTCTGAATCTGGTGAATATATTACCGCAGGATATGAAAGTGCAGATTATGAAGAGTATATCGTTGAACCTATTACTTCCGTTACGGCCCGGGAAGATGATGAAGATACCGGAGCAACGGCAGGTACACCCGGGAACAACTATATAATAACCGGAAACTTCTTACTGTATGGTAAATCTGGCTCAGAATTGCAGACTATAGTAGATAATATCTTTCTCCAGGTCAAAAATAAGTATTACAGGCCGCATAACACTACAATGATAGGGCTGCCGTATATGGAAGTAGGAGACAGCGTTACAATCATCACCAGCAATGATGCAATTGAAAGTTTTATATTCAAGCGAACACTGACCGGTATCCAAGCGCTTAAAGATAATATCAGTGCTTCCGGGAATCAAGTAAGGGACCAGAAAGTATCACCTGCTACAGAGATGCAGCAAACTAAAAGCAAGGTTCTTAAAATACAGAAAAGTGTAGACGGATTATCTGCAACAGTTTCTGACTTAGACCAACAACTTAGTGGTGAAATAGATGTACTGGCTGGCAAAGTGGTATTAAAGGTTAATTCAAGCGGTAGAATTGCATTAGTAGAATTAGATGCTGACCCAAGCACCGGAACTACGCTTCAGTTAAGTGCTGACAATATTAACCTTTCTGGATATACAACATTCAGCAATTTGAATACTCCTGGGCAAGTAGTTATTGACGGCGGTAATTTAAAAGCTGGAACAGTTCTTGCTGACACTGTAAGAACGGATTGGGTATACTCCAACAATATAAGTGCAAATCAAATTACTAGTGGAATATTAAATGGAATTGTAATAAACAGTCCATATGAATGTAATTTTGCAAGTGTTAAAGTCAAGGGAACTTCCAGCGCAACTACTGAAATTACTCCACTTACGGTTGAAACTACATATATTACTTGCACAACATTAAATAATGGGACACCTATAACAACAGCAAATAGAACTAGTTATACATATCCTCCAAGTTCACACTCTCACACAACATCAGGGGATATCAGTGCAACAACTGATGGAAGCGGAGGCATATCATTTTCTAATGGATTATCTGCTGCTGGATATCATTGGGTAGATGACAATTTTCAAAGAAAAACTTCTTCTGATATACGTCTAAAGAAGAATTATCGAACATTATCGGAATTACCATTATCATTGTATATGGAACTCAAACCATATCTTTATGAGTTTAAGATAAAGGATTATGGAGAAGGTTCTGCTATTGGATTTATGGCGCAGCAAGTAGAACAGGCATTTGAAAAATATGGGCTGAATCCATTTGACTATAATTTAGTACAAAAAAGAGACCCAAGAGATGGAACCGACGAAGATCAATACGTTTTCTTGGATAAAAAAGTACATTACATTAATTATGAAAATATGCATGCCTGGACAGCTCATGTATTACAGCAGGTAGTTGAAAAAGTATTCCCGGAGGTGATAGCAAGTGAATCTTGA
- a CDS encoding phage tail protein — protein MSDGTLRFDTKIDTEGIDKGTKSVKGALKSFVNSLSAMGSDANKAFDISGATSEANVKIQELVGEIDRYRDSLYYLEKQGKYFGDKEYDQAYSKLSRLEGELNTYKKSLSSVDTAQKSVSKSANKTGKIIDSMSKSTNNGHMSMLKMLKMSLLFSVVFRALSAATQAVTEGFQNLAQFSKQTNKDISTLSTSGLTLKNSFATALAPILTAITPALQTLINYLAQAITTAGQFFAVFFNGATTFTKAKEAQVDYAASLKKTAKEAEKSLSPIDKLNMVSDSSGGGNDTPGVPKPSQMFENVPIDSKITNFVKDLKKQLEPLIKAFDRFKVAITPFAKNVGAGLKWFLDNVIIPLGKWTVTSLIPGFLDALGSGIGVLNSVIEVFKPYGLWLWDNFLEPIAKWTGGSIITGLKMLTDGLNSLSKWMMDNKELVATTVIAIGTFFAAFKVAEFLIAIAPLITALGGFITSGGILTAILSGLATVLAAITSPVAILAAMIALLVYGFVDLYNSSEKFRNSVADLGKTWGTALKPIADFVGTLFTDAWDKVLRPVIDFFVNTLFPQLMSTVETFWQRILVPLANFIGIVLQPVFKILGDILTQLWKNIVLPLANAVGATLKQAWDAIYSILNKTVMPIFSNLIALLTFLWKNLINPIIDVLWKNFKPAFDGVFKDIGDTINGLKGVLTGVLQFITGVLTGDWKKAWEGLKAIVKGVFDSLEAFANSPLRAILNMVYGFIYSIIDGVNTLINAINKINIKIPKTPFSDAYQIGFNLKTIDKPKVPALATGAVIPPNSQFLALLGDQKKGVNIEAPLDTIVEAFKKVGGNSNGENVMFHITLMLQSGKILLDTIVEAEKEVSNQTGKPAFQY, from the coding sequence ATGTCAGATGGCACGCTAAGATTTGATACCAAAATTGATACAGAAGGCATTGATAAAGGAACTAAAAGCGTCAAAGGAGCCTTAAAATCATTTGTTAACTCTTTATCTGCAATGGGATCTGATGCAAATAAAGCATTTGATATATCAGGTGCTACATCCGAAGCCAATGTAAAGATACAGGAATTAGTCGGAGAAATTGACCGATATAGAGATTCTCTTTATTACCTTGAAAAACAGGGTAAATATTTTGGAGATAAAGAATATGACCAAGCGTATTCAAAGCTTTCAAGACTTGAAGGCGAACTTAATACATACAAAAAATCATTATCTTCGGTAGATACTGCACAAAAGTCTGTTTCTAAGTCGGCAAATAAGACCGGGAAGATTATTGATAGTATGAGCAAGAGTACAAATAACGGACACATGAGTATGCTAAAAATGCTTAAAATGTCTCTGTTATTCTCAGTTGTTTTCCGGGCTTTAAGTGCAGCTACACAGGCTGTAACAGAAGGTTTTCAGAATCTAGCGCAGTTTAGTAAGCAAACCAATAAAGACATATCTACCTTGTCAACATCCGGATTAACTTTAAAGAACTCATTTGCTACCGCATTAGCTCCTATATTAACTGCAATTACCCCGGCTTTACAAACTCTTATAAACTATCTTGCACAGGCAATAACTACGGCTGGCCAATTCTTTGCTGTTTTCTTCAATGGAGCTACAACATTTACAAAGGCAAAGGAAGCACAGGTTGATTATGCTGCATCTCTTAAAAAGACTGCAAAGGAAGCTGAAAAATCATTATCTCCTATAGATAAGTTAAATATGGTCAGTGATAGTTCCGGTGGTGGTAATGATACCCCTGGAGTTCCTAAACCGTCGCAAATGTTTGAAAATGTACCAATAGACAGTAAAATAACTAACTTTGTTAAAGACCTTAAGAAGCAATTAGAGCCTCTTATAAAAGCTTTTGACAGATTCAAAGTTGCTATAACCCCATTTGCTAAAAATGTAGGGGCCGGATTGAAATGGTTTCTTGACAATGTAATTATACCGCTTGGAAAGTGGACAGTTACTAGTCTTATTCCTGGGTTTCTGGATGCTTTGGGGTCCGGAATTGGTGTGCTTAACTCTGTTATAGAGGTATTCAAACCATACGGGTTATGGCTATGGGACAATTTCTTAGAACCAATCGCTAAGTGGACCGGCGGCTCGATAATAACAGGTTTAAAAATGCTAACAGATGGACTTAATTCTTTGTCTAAATGGATGATGGATAATAAAGAATTAGTTGCCACAACAGTTATTGCAATTGGAACTTTCTTTGCAGCTTTCAAAGTAGCAGAATTTCTAATAGCGATAGCTCCATTGATAACAGCACTAGGCGGATTTATTACATCTGGTGGAATATTAACAGCAATATTATCCGGATTAGCCACGGTACTGGCAGCCATAACAAGTCCAGTTGCTATTCTTGCAGCAATGATAGCTTTATTAGTATATGGATTTGTTGACTTGTATAATAGCAGTGAAAAATTCAGAAATTCAGTTGCAGATTTAGGAAAAACGTGGGGAACCGCCTTAAAACCTATAGCTGACTTTGTTGGAACTTTATTTACTGATGCATGGGATAAAGTTCTAAGACCGGTTATTGATTTCTTTGTAAATACACTATTTCCACAATTAATGAGTACGGTTGAAACATTCTGGCAGAGAATACTTGTTCCGCTTGCTAATTTTATCGGTATTGTATTGCAACCAGTATTCAAAATACTCGGAGATATCCTAACTCAGTTATGGAAAAACATTGTACTTCCCTTGGCCAACGCAGTCGGAGCAACTCTTAAGCAGGCATGGGATGCAATATATTCCATTTTAAATAAAACTGTTATGCCTATATTCAGCAATTTAATTGCGCTGTTAACCTTCCTATGGAAGAACCTGATTAACCCAATTATTGATGTGCTTTGGAAAAACTTTAAACCTGCATTTGATGGAGTATTTAAAGATATTGGAGATACAATCAATGGTTTAAAAGGAGTATTAACTGGAGTATTACAGTTTATTACCGGTGTTCTTACTGGTGACTGGAAAAAAGCATGGGAAGGATTAAAGGCAATTGTTAAAGGTGTATTTGATAGCCTAGAAGCCTTTGCAAACTCTCCATTAAGAGCAATATTAAATATGGTATATGGTTTTATATACAGCATTATAGACGGGGTAAATACTCTAATAAATGCTATTAATAAAATCAATATCAAGATTCCCAAGACCCCGTTTTCTGATGCTTACCAAATCGGATTTAACCTTAAGACGATTGATAAGCCTAAAGTACCGGCCCTGGCAACCGGTGCGGTAATTCCTCCAAATAGCCAATTTCTTGCTTTATTGGGAGATCAGAAGAAAGGTGTAAATATCGAAGCACCTCTTGATACCATAGTTGAAGCCTTCAAAAAGGTTGGAGGAAATTCTAACGGTGAAAATGTTATGTTTCATATAACACTTATGCTTCAAAGTGGAAAGATATTACTTGATACAATTGTTGAAGCAGAAAAAGAAGTAAGCAACCAGACCGGTAAGCCGGCATTTCAATATTAA
- a CDS encoding DUF6751 family protein, whose product MFTNTDITLYKIDSQGHYTRKPIIGITSAYGSFWDDVKQSNVLKTGMLTVDSVSIFIPIGNIPAGVNDFTTGKDLIAKGAINFEVDNTSQSTISSSLKTLQLTNRVVTVSVADDKRYGSPDMQHWELSCK is encoded by the coding sequence ATGTTTACTAACACGGATATCACTCTTTATAAAATAGATTCCCAAGGACACTATACAAGAAAACCTATTATTGGTATAACGTCTGCTTATGGTTCCTTTTGGGATGATGTAAAGCAATCAAATGTTCTTAAGACTGGTATGTTAACTGTTGATTCAGTAAGCATATTTATTCCTATAGGTAATATACCAGCTGGAGTAAACGATTTTACAACAGGAAAGGATTTAATAGCCAAAGGAGCTATTAACTTTGAAGTTGATAACACATCACAGTCCACGATATCAAGTTCATTGAAAACATTACAGTTAACTAACCGGGTTGTTACTGTATCAGTAGCTGATGATAAAAGATATGGTAGTCCTGATATGCAGCACTGGGAACTGTCATGTAAGTGA
- a CDS encoding head-tail connector protein, whose translation MNNYANYAYYQDTYKGAVLDAASFDVYARQATVYLKLQTSNRVDDNSIPDEVKMCCCDISELTYKADKARHSGAASEKVGSYSVSYESNADIDKKLMSESYTSLIAWLGTTGLLYRGL comes from the coding sequence GTGAATAATTATGCAAATTATGCATATTACCAGGATACATACAAAGGGGCGGTACTAGATGCTGCCTCTTTTGATGTTTATGCCAGGCAAGCAACGGTATATCTGAAGCTGCAAACATCAAACAGGGTGGATGATAACAGTATACCTGATGAAGTAAAAATGTGTTGCTGTGATATTTCAGAACTAACCTATAAAGCAGACAAAGCCAGACATTCTGGCGCTGCTTCTGAAAAAGTAGGTAGTTATTCTGTATCGTATGAAAGCAATGCTGATATTGATAAAAAATTGATGTCAGAATCCTATACTTCTCTTATTGCATGGCTGGGAACAACCGGACTATTGTATAGGGGGTTATGA
- a CDS encoding phage scaffolding protein: MKTEFLTELGLTEDQIKSIMAENGKDIKREQDKAVKLESERDNYKEQLETAQTALKDFDGVDVKDLQLKITKLNEDLKAKDTEYQGKIADIEFNKLLDSAIAETGAKSAKAVRAFLDIDVLKTSKNQSEDIKKSLESIKTENDYLFESNEPIKKPVRATGSDPVLKPITEMSYDEYKAYRQGK; this comes from the coding sequence ATGAAAACAGAATTTCTAACAGAATTAGGATTAACCGAAGATCAGATTAAGTCAATAATGGCTGAAAACGGAAAAGACATCAAAAGAGAGCAGGACAAGGCTGTTAAATTGGAATCCGAAAGAGATAACTATAAAGAGCAGCTTGAAACAGCTCAAACAGCTTTAAAAGACTTTGATGGAGTAGATGTCAAAGACCTGCAGTTAAAGATTACAAAGCTCAATGAAGATTTAAAGGCAAAAGACACTGAATACCAAGGAAAGATTGCTGATATTGAGTTTAATAAGCTGCTGGATTCAGCAATTGCAGAAACCGGGGCCAAGAGCGCAAAGGCTGTAAGAGCATTTCTTGATATTGATGTTCTAAAGACTAGTAAAAACCAGTCTGAAGATATTAAAAAGTCACTGGAATCAATCAAAACTGAAAATGATTATCTTTTTGAATCAAATGAACCAATCAAAAAACCGGTAAGGGCTACAGGTAGTGACCCGGTATTGAAACCAATAACAGAAATGTCATACGATGAATATAAGGCGTATAGACAAGGAAAATAA
- a CDS encoding Gp15 family bacteriophage protein → MIGQLPKTLDINGISRAIRSDYRVVFVIFEAYADSEMNDNDKCRTMLECLYEDFENIPQDDYPEAVSKAVWFIDGGKQYEESKDTRKVLDWEQDEQLIFPAVNKVAGHEIRAVEYMHWWTFLGLFNEIGEGLLSTVLNIRQKKNKGKKLEKYEQEFYRENKQLIDIKIKYSAEELEEMERINQLLG, encoded by the coding sequence ATGATCGGGCAGCTGCCTAAAACATTAGATATAAACGGAATATCTAGAGCCATTCGGAGCGATTACCGGGTGGTTTTTGTTATATTTGAAGCTTATGCAGATTCAGAAATGAATGATAACGATAAGTGCCGCACGATGCTTGAATGTTTGTATGAAGATTTTGAAAATATACCACAAGATGATTACCCGGAAGCAGTAAGTAAGGCGGTATGGTTTATCGACGGTGGTAAGCAATACGAAGAATCCAAGGATACAAGAAAAGTTCTTGATTGGGAACAGGACGAACAATTAATATTCCCGGCAGTTAACAAAGTTGCTGGGCATGAAATAAGAGCAGTTGAGTATATGCATTGGTGGACTTTTCTTGGATTGTTCAACGAAATAGGCGAAGGGTTATTAAGTACAGTATTAAATATACGGCAGAAGAAAAATAAAGGTAAAAAGCTTGAAAAATACGAACAAGAATTTTACCGGGAAAACAAACAACTAATTGATATCAAAATAAAATACTCCGCAGAAGAGTTAGAAGAAATGGAACGCATTAACCAATTACTTGGATAG
- a CDS encoding minor capsid protein, which translates to MGFNGHLEIKSTDIMLKERGLEPGGRVQQFIDQTTIRYMGPYTPKLNGVLEESITVGTVIGSGELIQDTRYARYLYYGEIYGPNIPIYENGQFIGFRSPKGKKKLPTGRPLKYNTSKNPLAGKMWFERMKADHKDDILRGAKKTAGAK; encoded by the coding sequence ATGGGATTTAACGGACATTTAGAGATAAAATCAACTGATATCATGCTTAAAGAAAGAGGACTTGAACCTGGCGGAAGGGTACAGCAATTTATTGACCAAACAACTATCCGATATATGGGACCATATACACCTAAACTAAACGGTGTATTAGAAGAAAGTATTACAGTTGGAACCGTTATTGGTAGTGGAGAACTTATACAAGATACTCGCTATGCAAGATATTTATATTATGGAGAAATATACGGGCCTAACATACCAATATATGAGAATGGTCAATTCATAGGTTTCAGGTCTCCAAAAGGCAAAAAGAAACTCCCTACAGGCAGACCATTAAAGTATAATACATCAAAGAACCCATTAGCCGGAAAGATGTGGTTTGAAAGAATGAAAGCAGACCATAAGGATGATATCTTAAGAGGTGCTAAAAAGACAGCAGGTGCAAAATGA
- a CDS encoding DUF6711 family protein, which yields MTGNGYVIKRDGIAFPNALLAPDGYSNTPNRRQDKGSYTDGQGKTIRNILPIKRTTSKLKTIESLTYGQKLIVQSFFPNRDYVTLELWNDEINGYETATCYIPDVEYTIHHIDKHGNFYYNAVEIEFISYGGS from the coding sequence ATGACAGGAAACGGATATGTAATAAAACGTGATGGAATAGCTTTCCCCAATGCTTTGCTGGCCCCGGATGGATATAGCAATACTCCAAACAGGCGGCAGGATAAAGGCAGCTATACTGACGGACAAGGAAAAACAATTCGTAATATACTTCCAATCAAAAGAACAACATCAAAGCTTAAAACAATAGAGTCACTTACATATGGTCAAAAGCTGATAGTACAATCATTCTTCCCAAATCGTGATTATGTCACTTTAGAGCTTTGGAATGATGAAATAAACGGATATGAAACTGCTACATGTTATATCCCAGATGTAGAATACACAATTCATCATATTGATAAACATGGAAATTTTTATTATAACGCAGTTGAAATCGAATTTATTTCATACGGAGGAAGTTAA
- a CDS encoding P22 phage major capsid protein family protein, translating into MANTLLTPQIIAQEALMVLESQLTMANLVHRDYSPEFVQVGDTITVRKPAKFVAKNFTGTTSSQDITEGSVPVVMDRFRDVTVKVTSKEMSLDIKDFSSQVVTPALSAIAQAVDIDLLAVGVAKAAKTATVSATPVINDIAGVGKALDMSKAPKQNRRLMLPADIQYKYNTLDNFAKVSYAGDSQALRDSEIGKVYTCETFSSENCPQSSAATPGTVTAYKVVGTVNTTQFTVSAGSPATGTIKTGDQLIVNGYLYTVTADLTLVSGAGTLSVDQNIPATIASPVDVKVISKAHALGFHRNGLALVTRQLELPMGASKAYIASANGLAVRVVMDYDTTTKTDTISFDIIYGIKELDTSLLVDFA; encoded by the coding sequence ATGGCAAATACATTATTAACACCGCAGATTATTGCACAGGAAGCGCTTATGGTGCTTGAAAGCCAGCTTACAATGGCTAATTTGGTACATAGAGATTATTCACCCGAGTTTGTACAGGTAGGAGATACAATTACAGTAAGAAAACCGGCTAAATTTGTAGCAAAGAACTTTACAGGAACTACATCCAGCCAGGATATTACAGAGGGAAGCGTACCGGTTGTTATGGACCGCTTTCGCGATGTTACTGTAAAAGTTACTTCCAAAGAAATGTCCTTGGATATTAAAGACTTTTCATCGCAGGTTGTTACACCAGCATTATCTGCAATTGCACAAGCTGTAGACATAGATTTGCTTGCGGTAGGAGTTGCAAAAGCAGCTAAAACAGCTACAGTATCTGCAACACCAGTAATCAATGATATTGCTGGCGTAGGAAAAGCATTAGATATGTCAAAAGCTCCAAAGCAGAACAGACGATTAATGCTTCCCGCTGATATCCAGTATAAGTATAATACACTCGATAATTTTGCAAAGGTTTCATATGCTGGAGATTCTCAAGCATTAAGAGATTCAGAAATCGGAAAAGTATATACTTGTGAAACATTTTCTTCTGAAAATTGTCCTCAGTCTTCCGCTGCAACACCCGGTACAGTAACAGCTTATAAAGTTGTCGGAACAGTAAATACAACACAGTTTACCGTATCTGCCGGTTCTCCTGCAACTGGAACTATTAAGACAGGAGATCAGCTTATTGTTAATGGATATCTTTATACTGTAACTGCTGACCTAACGTTAGTTTCTGGCGCAGGCACACTATCAGTAGATCAGAATATACCTGCAACTATTGCTTCACCGGTTGATGTTAAAGTTATTAGTAAGGCCCATGCTCTTGGATTCCATAGAAACGGCCTTGCATTAGTAACTCGTCAATTAGAGCTTCCGATGGGCGCTTCTAAGGCTTATATCGCAAGTGCTAACGGTTTAGCAGTGCGTGTTGTTATGGATTACGATACTACTACCAAGACTGATACAATTTCCTTTGATATCATCTATGGTATTAAGGAACTTGATACATCTTTACTTGTAGACTTTGCTTAA